From the Juglans microcarpa x Juglans regia isolate MS1-56 chromosome 3D, Jm3101_v1.0, whole genome shotgun sequence genome, the window ttttcaaattttaaaataataataatattaaaaaataatattctaataacattataacattttaattcaaatcaattcaactcaatccAATGTACAAACGCAATCTTAGTTTCGGGCGGCATAGCGGCCTTTTTCAATACAAGATGGATGATCTAGGTGGCTTCGCCTGAACTTCATGAGTCTGCAAACAGAGCTTCTCTTCTTTATCGTTGTTATTTTCTTAGGAAATTAGTTAGTAGCAGTTATGGTAGATGAAGAATGGGTTCGGGTGCGATGGCCCACTGACAAGGACCTGTGGAATCCTAGCTCGATGGAGGCTGAGAGTTCTAAGCCTCTGAAGATCACGTTCGCCGGGCCTGCCAACCACTGGACCGATGCGCTTCCCATTGGCAACGGCCGGCTCGGAGCCATGGTCTGGGGCGGCGTTGCATCGGAGACTATCCAGCTCAACGGTATGATCAAAATTCCTCTCTTGCATCGTATTTGAGCGAAATTGGTAATAAATcgtatattttaatattgattacGTAGTATTCGTTAATTGGCTGCTTTGTGTCTTTGATAAGTTCATGGATGTCGCGTCTCCCGGATAATCTTCTAGGAAGTATCTTCGGTGACTCAAAATTATGAAAGGTCtaagtatatcattattcataatttaattGGCAACCAAATGGAACACATAAAATGCTTTGtagtcattaataaaattttttaccCTATAGGGAAAAAATGGTTATTTCTCGGCAAATGTGTGAAATGCAAATAAGCAGAGAACTCATTGTGCAAGAATTCATGCAGAGGACACACTCTGGACCGGGACCCCAGGCAACTACACTAACCCTAATGCCCCAGAGGCACTGTCGGAGGTCAGGAAACTTGTTGACGGCGGTAAATATGCTGAAGCTACTTCAAAGGCAGTCCAGTTGACTGGAAATCCTGCTGAGGTGCCATTCTTTACCTTAAGTATGGCTGCTCTTCTTCATATTGCTGCTTTGTGTGTGTAATTTAATGGCAATTGTTGACTCAAAGGAATGTGTCAAGtcgttaatattttttttggatttttttcaaatattacacCTCTTGAAATGAGTATGGATTTTAGTGCATAGATGCTGCTTATGTTGGAACTGTTTTGGTGGTTATCATTAATAATGCTCTGGTTAGCACCTGGTGGTGACTGCACATTTAGTAAATGGTGGTGACATTTCTTCTGGCTGGACATAATACTGGAGTTTTTACTGAACTACTGTGCCTCACCACCTTAGACTAGCCTTACATATGCAGGATACTTATTATTAGTcaaactattttttcttctgcatggtttttgttttggtatgTAGGGTCCCTAGCTCCCATACCTCACTAGAACTCCCGTGTACTTCCATATTGAGGTCGCTTAATTGCCACTTGATCTGAATGATTAGTTAGTGATGATTCAGGTTTACCAACTTCTTGGTGACATCAAGCTGGAATTTGATGTTTCCCATCTTAAATATATCGAAGAAACTTACCACAGAGAGTTGGACTTGGATGCTGCAACAATAAGAGTAAAATATTCCGTGACTGATGTAGAATTCACAAGGGAGCACTTTGCTTCCAATCCTGATCAAGTGATTGTTACGAAGATTTCTGGAAGTAAACCGGGGTCGGTATCATTCTCGGTGTCTCTGGATAGCAAGTTACATTATCATTCACGCATTAATGGAAAAAATCAGATTATTATGGAAGGAAGTTGTCCCGGTAAAAGGATCCCCCCGGCAATGGATGCAAATGACAATCCAAAAGGAATTCAGTTTTCTGCAATTCTTGATATACAGGTCAGTAATGACAGAGGTGTGATTCATGTTATGGATGACAAGAAGTTGAGGATTGAGGGTTCAGACTGGGCTGTTTTGCTTCTAGTGGCTTCATCTTCATTCGATGGGCCATTCACCAAGCCTTCAGATTCTAAGAGGAATCCTACTTTAGAGTCTCTCGGTGCATTGAAGCCAATAATGGATTTTTCATACTATGACCTTTATGCACGTCATTTGGATGACTATCAGAATCTTTTCCATCGCGTCTCACTGCAACTTGCAAAAAGCTTGAACAGCATTACGTCTGACGGGTCTCTGGAGTTGAAGAAAATTGTATCCTCTGTGACTGGTTTATGTCTCACGGGAAGTAATGACAACATGGTTTCAACTGCAGAGAGAGTGAAGTCTTTTCAATCTGATGAAGACCCTTCCTTGGTGGAGCTTCTGTTCCAGTATGGCCGTTATCTACTTATTTCATGTTCACGGCCTCGAACTCAGGTGGCAAACCTGCAGGGTATATGGAATAGGGATATTCAACCAAAATGGGAGTATGTTACATTCtcttaattcttttattttttattctttctccaACCCAATTCTGGTCAGTGTTTTTTGCTTGATATTTTGgccctgctctctctctctctcccctccccaCCTCCCCAACACAAACACACACTCATACGCTGAGGACCTGAGGTTTAGTTTGTAATTTAGAAATAGGAtgttatttcagtttatttaaaaatggaCTTTCTTCCAAGGGATGACCTTAATTAAGGCAGCACTGTAAAGTTTGGGGATAGATACTCTGCTTTTTGAAAAGGGCAAGCAATAAGTAATTGATATTTCCTAATatacacttataaaaaaaatacatttcctaatatatatttgcactTTCCAAAGGCAAAGGGTAATGTTATCGAGTTGACTCGTACAGCTCCATTTTGCACTTAATGACGGATCATTTTATCAACCTCAATGTCTTCCTCATCGTATTTTTAAAGTCGTCTAAGCGGTGAGTGTGATTGCATGGGTACTTTAATCAACTGCCCTTTTATTGGTTATTAATTCTTGCTTTGTATTTGTACATGAAGTTCCTATATACGCCCGTAATTCTATCCTCACTAAATTTAAGTATTTcctattaaaaattttcttcaatttatttcaaaaataatttttttatgatagtatatatttttttcactgtATCACTTTAATTTGAGTACTTTTATGAGATATATGTTCTGATTTGGCGGTGGTTATatttggatgcatcataagtaaactatttctttagtttttgtAACTGCTccgatttaaaaataaatggagaCACCGAGACTCTAGGGagacttttttcttctttcgtcCTCTTAATTTCTCCAACACTTAATTTCTCTATCACTTGTTCATCTCCATATtaattgtgaaaatttgatCTTCCAGCATTAAGATTGTCAAGCAAATTAGGCTGTCCAGAAAGACATTAGATTTACATAAATAACAGAGAGTGTCAACCATATCTCAAAGGATATTTTACCACGGTTAATTTACATCAGAATTTGAAGACTACTACTTGTCAATAGTACCGCGTTGACGCAAGTTACTTTGAAGTTATATAACAATACTAATACTTACAGTTCCTTGCATCAAGAGTTTTCTGCCGAATTACTGACACCTCATCTTTGTGTTCAGCGGGGCTCCACACTTGAACATTAATCTTGAAATGAATTATTGGCCTTCCCTTCCTTGCAACCTTAGCGAGTGCCAGGAGCCATTGTTTGACTTTGTCTCCACTCTGTCTGTTAATGGACGTAAAACTGCAAAAGTAAGACAGTTTCCCCCC encodes:
- the LOC121255720 gene encoding alpha-L-fucosidase 2-like isoform X1 codes for the protein MVDEEWVRVRWPTDKDLWNPSSMEAESSKPLKITFAGPANHWTDALPIGNGRLGAMVWGGVASETIQLNEDTLWTGTPGNYTNPNAPEALSEVRKLVDGGKYAEATSKAVQLTGNPAEVYQLLGDIKLEFDVSHLKYIEETYHRELDLDAATIRVKYSVTDVEFTREHFASNPDQVIVTKISGSKPGSVSFSVSLDSKLHYHSRINGKNQIIMEGSCPGKRIPPAMDANDNPKGIQFSAILDIQVSNDRGVIHVMDDKKLRIEGSDWAVLLLVASSSFDGPFTKPSDSKRNPTLESLGALKPIMDFSYYDLYARHLDDYQNLFHRVSLQLAKSLNSITSDGSLELKKIVSSVTGLCLTGSNDNMVSTAERVKSFQSDEDPSLVELLFQYGRYLLISCSRPRTQVANLQGIWNRDIQPKWDGAPHLNINLEMNYWPSLPCNLSECQEPLFDFVSTLSVNGRKTAKVNYEANGWVVHHKSDIWAKTSADQGDVVWALWPMGGAWVCTHLWDHYTYTLDKDFLEAKAYPLLNGCASFLLDWLIEGPGGYLKTNPSTSPEHEFVAPDGKPACVSYSSTMDMAIINEVFGALVSAAEVLERDEDYLIQRVRKALPKLYPTKIAGDGSIMEWEQDFEDPDVHHRHLSHLFGLFPGHTITVERTPDLSKAAEISLYKRGEEGPGWSTTWKAALWARLHNSEHAYRMVKKLINLVEPDHEAPFEGGLYSNLFAAHPPFQIDANFGFTAAVSEMLVQSSIRDLYLLPALPLDKWANGCVKGLKARGGMTVSICWKEGDLHEVGLWSKDQNALERLHYRGTVVTANISSGIIYTFNAQLKLVKTCSL
- the LOC121255720 gene encoding alpha-L-fucosidase 2-like isoform X2, which codes for MVDEEWVRVRWPTDKDLWNPSSMEAESSKPLKITFAGPANHWTDALPIGNGRLGAMVWGGVASETIQLNEDTLWTGTPGNYTNPNAPEALSEVRKLVDGGKYAEATSKAVQLTGNPAEVYQLLGDIKLEFDVSHLKYIEETYHRELDLDAATIRVKYSVTDVEFTREHFASNPDQVIVTKISGSKPGSVSFSVSLDSKLHYHSRINGKNQIIMEGSCPGKRIPPAMDANDNPKGIQFSAILDIQVSNDRGVIHVMDDKKLRIEGSDWAVLLLVASSSFDGPFTKPSDSKRNPTLESLGALKPIMDFSYYDLYARHLDDYQNLFHRVSLQLAKSLNSITSDGSLELKKIVSSVTGLCLTGSNDNMVSTAERVKSFQSDEDPSLVELLFQYGRYLLISCSRPRTQVANLQGIWNRDIQPKWDGAPHLNINLEMNYWPSLPCNLSECQEPLFDFVSTLSVNGRKTAKVNYEANGWVVHHKSDIWAKTSADQGDVVWALWPMGGAWVCTHLWDHYTYTLDKDFLEAKAYPLLNGCASFLLDWLIEGPGGYLKTNPSTSPEHEFVAPDGKPACVSYSSTMDMAIINEVFGALVSAAEVLERDEDYLIQRVRKALPKLYPTKIAGDGSIMEWEQDFEDPDVHHRHLSHLFGLFPGHTITVERTPDLSKAAEISLYKRGEEGPGWSTTWKAALWARLHNSEHAYRMVKKLINLVEPDHEAPFEGGLYSNLFAAHPPFQIDANFGVGDLFGKAINNTSCFQVHGSSFRNACAEQHKGSLLTSCSSPG